A portion of the Ignavibacteriales bacterium genome contains these proteins:
- the tig gene encoding trigger factor: METKINFISANEHELEVTLGYDEIQPEIDQSYKDESKKIEIPGFRKGKVPLSMLKKMFGDEIEYKAAEKIANKKYWEIVEEQKLKPLSTPKMTDLNFERGTKLFFKILYEVMPELELKNYTDNEISKFEWHVTDEHIDKEILSLLKTNSTKEDANIVEDQNYIITVDLQRIGADGKPDGEMRHDLAIDLSDERVNIQIFENANGKKIDETFNFSFKDSREVEENGEKKIIEEEFNYEAKISSIKKIVLPEFNDEFVQKVSKDKFKTVEEWKENIRKGMQAYYDGQSEDIYVNSLLNTVVKNNDFEPPHGFVHKVLDNMLAIEEEKAKRDGHKHFDAKEAEKHLHKQAEWSAKWQIIIASLAKKENISVEQNELKESAEKEAAETGISVDKLLKFYNDTNKMEVLLENKIIDFLKKNNKIKIINPDDLKPKTNESEG, from the coding sequence TTGGAAACAAAGATTAATTTTATATCTGCAAATGAACACGAATTGGAAGTAACCCTGGGTTACGATGAGATTCAACCGGAAATTGATCAATCATACAAAGATGAATCCAAAAAAATTGAAATACCTGGTTTTAGAAAGGGAAAAGTACCGCTTTCTATGTTGAAGAAAATGTTTGGTGATGAGATTGAATATAAAGCTGCAGAAAAAATTGCGAATAAAAAGTATTGGGAAATAGTTGAAGAACAAAAATTAAAACCATTAAGCACACCAAAAATGACCGACTTGAATTTTGAAAGAGGTACAAAGTTATTTTTCAAAATTCTGTATGAAGTAATGCCGGAACTGGAATTAAAGAATTACACTGATAATGAAATTTCTAAATTTGAATGGCATGTAACGGATGAACACATTGATAAAGAAATATTATCCCTTCTTAAAACAAACTCCACAAAGGAAGATGCCAATATTGTTGAAGATCAGAATTACATCATCACAGTTGACCTGCAAAGAATTGGTGCGGATGGAAAACCTGATGGTGAAATGAGGCATGATTTAGCGATTGATCTTTCTGATGAAAGAGTTAACATACAAATATTTGAAAATGCTAATGGAAAAAAGATTGATGAAACTTTTAACTTTAGTTTTAAAGATTCCAGGGAAGTGGAAGAGAATGGTGAAAAGAAAATTATTGAAGAGGAATTTAATTACGAAGCAAAAATATCTTCTATAAAGAAAATTGTACTGCCTGAATTTAATGATGAATTTGTCCAGAAGGTTTCTAAAGATAAATTTAAAACTGTGGAAGAATGGAAAGAAAATATTAGAAAAGGCATGCAAGCTTATTACGATGGGCAATCGGAAGATATTTATGTGAACTCTCTGCTTAATACTGTTGTTAAGAATAATGACTTTGAACCGCCACACGGTTTTGTTCATAAAGTTTTGGATAATATGCTTGCAATTGAAGAGGAAAAAGCAAAGCGTGATGGACATAAGCACTTTGATGCTAAGGAAGCAGAGAAACACCTGCATAAGCAGGCAGAGTGGAGTGCTAAATGGCAGATTATTATTGCAAGCCTTGCTAAGAAAGAAAATATTTCAGTTGAGCAAAACGAATTGAAAGAAAGTGCTGAAAAAGAAGCTGCCGAAACAGGAATATCTGTTGATAAGCTGCTTAAATTTTATAACGACACGAACAAGATGGAAGTGTTATTAGAAAATAAAATAATCGATTTCTTAAAAAAGAATAATAAAATTAAAATAATAAATCCAGACGATTTAAAACCAAAAACAAACGAATCAGAGGGATAA
- a CDS encoding YCF48-related protein — MIGKVINSYKIISEIGHGGMGIVYKAFDIKLERYIAIKFLDIKGTNVFEVIQRFKQEAKNQAKLTHPNIVIVYDFIQEDKMLGIAMEYIEGETLEQLIHRKIRLDIHDAIHILTQVLNGIEYAHSKGFVHRDIKPSNIIIGNDGIAKIMDFGISKSIFDDKLNIARKNIGTLQYMSPEQIRGEKSLEASDIYSLGITFYEMLTGQTPFDYHTEDEIVDGQLNQKPISVLGYAPELPVTIDLIFDKLLAKNAADRFLSVKEFRQKLEKFESTLHSDVKGENRLNIFKTKKYKLKAAIYSSIIVLFGLGMMYFIITQVLTQWKSGKNILLLEDKSSKDTIKIAKQNGKLNFVNLKSGVYDDLNSISFINASIGFCCGNNGTVLKTKDSGSTWNKIILPYRFNFTDVCFTKEGFGFMIGDSSIILKSTDNGETWNKVNLSEGSSLIRIKFIDDKNGFILGNKGFLMKTSDGGNQWRSIITKSQNILFDLAFYNKKSGFIVGWNGEVLKTTDLGETWSNQNSIGSNYLKAITFLNAKDGFVIGSSGNLFVTVDSGDEWNKIETTFTDALFDLTFVGKLNCYIVGAKGRVLFSQDGGKNWNSDAVKSYTTLKRIISTSNGNIFAVGVNGSIIKLKLN; from the coding sequence ATGATTGGCAAAGTGATCAATAGCTATAAAATAATTTCGGAAATTGGGCACGGGGGAATGGGAATTGTTTATAAAGCATTCGATATTAAACTTGAACGATACATTGCAATTAAGTTTTTAGATATTAAGGGTACAAATGTATTTGAGGTTATCCAGCGATTTAAGCAGGAAGCTAAGAACCAGGCTAAGTTAACACATCCAAATATTGTTATTGTCTATGATTTTATCCAGGAAGATAAAATGCTCGGGATTGCCATGGAATATATTGAAGGTGAGACACTTGAGCAGCTTATTCATAGAAAAATTCGGTTGGATATTCATGATGCTATCCACATTTTAACCCAGGTATTAAACGGAATTGAGTACGCACATTCCAAAGGATTTGTACATCGCGATATTAAACCTTCAAACATAATAATTGGTAATGATGGTATAGCCAAAATAATGGATTTCGGAATTTCTAAATCTATTTTTGATGATAAGCTAAATATTGCAAGAAAAAATATTGGAACGCTTCAATACATGAGTCCTGAACAGATACGCGGGGAAAAATCCTTAGAAGCATCTGATATATATTCTTTAGGAATCACTTTCTACGAAATGTTAACAGGTCAAACTCCATTCGATTATCATACAGAAGATGAAATTGTTGATGGTCAATTAAACCAAAAACCTATTAGTGTTTTAGGATATGCACCAGAATTGCCCGTTACAATTGATTTGATCTTTGATAAATTGCTGGCTAAAAATGCGGCTGATAGATTTTTATCTGTTAAAGAATTCAGGCAAAAGTTAGAAAAATTTGAATCAACATTACATTCCGATGTTAAGGGAGAAAACAGGTTAAACATTTTTAAAACAAAAAAATACAAACTGAAAGCTGCAATTTACTCTTCCATAATTGTTTTATTTGGGTTAGGAATGATGTATTTCATAATCACACAAGTATTAACACAATGGAAAAGTGGGAAAAATATTTTATTACTGGAAGATAAATCATCAAAAGACACAATTAAAATTGCTAAACAAAATGGAAAATTAAATTTTGTAAACTTAAAAAGTGGCGTGTATGATGATCTGAATTCTATTTCTTTTATAAATGCATCAATTGGATTTTGCTGTGGAAATAATGGTACAGTTTTAAAGACAAAAGATTCCGGTTCAACTTGGAATAAAATTATTCTACCATATAGATTTAATTTTACTGACGTCTGCTTTACCAAAGAAGGATTTGGTTTTATGATCGGGGATAGTTCTATTATTCTAAAATCCACTGATAATGGAGAAACCTGGAATAAAGTAAACTTAAGCGAAGGTAGCTCTTTGATAAGAATTAAATTTATAGACGATAAAAATGGATTTATTCTTGGTAATAAAGGATTTTTAATGAAAACTTCTGATGGTGGAAACCAATGGAGATCTATTATTACAAAATCTCAAAACATCCTTTTTGATTTGGCATTCTATAATAAAAAAAGTGGCTTTATTGTTGGGTGGAACGGAGAAGTTTTAAAGACAACTGATTTAGGGGAAACCTGGAGTAATCAAAATAGTATTGGCAGCAATTATCTTAAAGCTATAACATTTTTAAATGCTAAAGATGGTTTTGTAATCGGAAGTTCCGGTAATTTATTTGTTACTGTTGATTCCGGAGATGAGTGGAATAAAATAGAAACAACATTTACCGATGCACTATTCGATTTAACATTTGTGGGTAAATTAAATTGTTATATAGTTGGTGCAAAAGGCAGGGTTTTGTTTTCACAGGATGGTGGAAAGAACTGGAACTCTGATGCCGTAAAATCCTACACAACATTAAAACGGATTATTTCTACATCAAACGGAAATATATTTGCAGTTGGTGTAAATGGTTCCATCATTAAATTGAAATTGAATTAA